The Lycium barbarum isolate Lr01 chromosome 10, ASM1917538v2, whole genome shotgun sequence genome includes a region encoding these proteins:
- the LOC132612721 gene encoding uncharacterized mitochondrial protein AtMg01250-like: MSKAYDKLSWSFLMAVLRKMNFAEPFVDMIYRLLANNWYSIFINGTRFGFFKSTRGLKQGDPLSPSLFIIAAEALVRALNALYDNDQFTGFYMNPRGPRINHLSYADDIVLFSSGGRKSIKLIMRVLKDYQQASG, translated from the coding sequence ATGTCAAAggcatatgacaagttatcttgGAGTTTTCTTATGGCTGTTCTAAGAAAAATGAACTTTGCTGAGCCTTTTGTGGACATGATCTATAGATTGCTTGCTAATAATTGGTACTCTATCTTTATCAATGGTACCAGGTTTGGATTCTTCAAGTCCACTAGAGGTTTAAAGCAAGGTGATCCACTATCTCCTTCCTTATTCATCATAGCTGCTGAGGCTCTTGTAAGAGCCCTAAACGCACTATATGATAATGATCAGTTCACTGGTTTTTATATGAATCCTAGAGGTCCAAGGATCAATCATCTCAGCTATGCAGATGACATAGTCCTATTTtcctctggaggcagaaaatccATTAAGCTTATTATGAGGGTCCTTAAAGACTATCAACAAGCATCTGGATAG